ACAGATGTCATGACTATGACATGGTATCCTTATCATTATTAGTCACTGGAAGAGTAATAGCAATTGGTTGCCACTCAGAGTGAGTTTTGATCCAACCCTTCAGAGTGATAATCATATTCAGGATTTGAAGTACTTCACCCAGTGTAAGATTTTTGAGACATGCATTTCTAAGAGTTGAAGCGGCTTCATACCTGGAAGACAGACAAAAGATGAGAAAAAAACTCTGAGATTCATTAAAAACCATGCAGCTAGCATAAATTGTTTACCTGCATTCAGATGCTGCTATCGCTGAATGTCCAACAGTTGAACAAAGAAATTTCTCAATCGCATTCCAAATTGCATCCTTATACTGGTTAGGATTGCCACCAAGTGGATTCACACATTTCCAAATCCTTGCGGGTTTACCAACATATAGCTCAAAATTAACTAGTCCTAACTTTAATATCATTAGTTGCTCTAGTGCAATACTTAAGGCTACTGTAACATCAGTATGACAATATTCAGGTTTACTATAACGCATACCATAACCAAGGTTTTCTTTGGTAGGCACAATGTTTTCGAGCCTCAAAGTGTTCAACGAATTAAATATGACCCTTATAAGACTTTGAATGTATTCAGGCAGCTGGAGATACAAATCTAAATTATCACAGACAGATTTAGAAACACCCGATGAGGGTAAAAGGAAGGAAAACTCAGGACGTAAATCATCGTTGTTTATAGAACCACACCTACTTGGTTCTTTAACTTTAGTTGGCTTACCTGACATGCTGGTCATAGTCAGTTGATTTGCGTTCTTAGGTATGCAAATAGTTAATAGTTCTATTTCATTTTGGGATTAGTTTGAATTTACTGGCAGTTAGATACGTTTCCACAAATAACTATCCAATGTTTAgcttcaaattaatatattttgtcaAAACAGTTTGACTATATAATCATCAAGTCACATGCAACCTAACTAATTCAAATATGGTTAACCCTTGATAAggcaaatatagaaataatggTTCAATAAAATCTCATTAAATTAGTTGAAGTCTAtttctaactttttttaattacataaaaaagtTTTGGTGTTGTCACAACTTCAAATCTATATGAGTGCATATGAAATGATTTCTTTTGTACTCatataatactttttacttattttatatgacattatttatcattttttgatAACTTTTAAACGAAAAGTCTTTTTTAGACATGGTTACAAAAATTTCCTATATATGTTGAGTATATTCTCTCATCATCATACATTCAATAtctttagtaaaaataatatgaataataatttattattaagagattgaattcttgaatttattttccaATGAATCATTTAACCAAAAAGTATATAGacaataaattatttacatata
This window of the Solanum pennellii chromosome 2, SPENNV200 genome carries:
- the LOC107010177 gene encoding uncharacterized protein LOC107010177, coding for MTSMSGKPTKVKEPSRCGSINNDDLRPEFSFLLPSSGVSKSVCDNLDLYLQLPEYIQSLIRVIFNSLNTLRLENIVPTKENLGYGMRYSKPEYCHTDVTVALSIALEQLMILKLGLVNFELYVGKPARIWKCVNPLGGNPNQYKDAIWNAIEKFLCSTVGHSAIAASECRYEAASTLRNACLKNLTLGEVLQILNMIITLKGWIKTHSEWQPIAITLPVTNNDKDTMS